One part of the Pithys albifrons albifrons isolate INPA30051 chromosome 21, PitAlb_v1, whole genome shotgun sequence genome encodes these proteins:
- the TUBD1 gene encoding tubulin delta chain produces MSIVTVQLGQCGNQVGHEVFSCLCRDLHGPHGLSSSRDSQSYQDACRERFFWEQQSGGLVARAVLVDMEPKVISQTLSMAARAGSWRYSHHSHFCQKQGSGNNWANGYSVHGPRHKEAIMDLVQREAERCDRLGGFLTLMSMAGGTGSGLGAFVTQCLRDAFPSSFILNHVIWPYGTGEVIVQNYNSVLTLSHLYKSSDALLVHENDVIHKICAQLLNIKQISFRDVNQVIAHQLGSVFQPTHPAEGGSDYSRNPLGDLVEGLVPHPEFKVLALRNIPQMPENCLAFSTFSWPGLLKHLRQMLIASAHMEEGIDWQVRAPPPGPSSCSHSSNKPFNTSIANLLILRGKDVHSVALGSFQDPSLYTSWLSPQDAFHAWKTPRAFNKYEKSAALVSNSQFLLKPLDSIVGKAWNMFASKAYIHQYTKFGIEEEDFLDSFTTLEQVISSYTTL; encoded by the exons CAGCTGGGGCAGTGTGGGAACCAGGTTGGGCACGAGGTGTtcagctgcctgtgcagggacCTGCACGGCCCCCACgggctgagctccagcagggacagccaaTCCTACCAGGATGCCTGCAGGGAACGCTTCTTCTGGGAGCAGCAGTCTGGAG GACTTGTGGCCCGGGCTGTGCTTGTGGACATGGAGCCCAAAGTGATCAGCCAGACTCTCTCCatggctgccagggctggctcctgGAGGTACAGCCACCACTCCCACTTCTGTCAGAAGCAAGGCTCTGGGAACAACTGGGCCAACGG CTACTCTGTCCATGGGCCCAGACACAAAGAAGCAATAATGGATCTGGtgcagagagaagcagagaggtGTGACCGGCTCGGGGGATTCCTCACACTGATGAGCATGGCGGGGGGCACAGGGTCAGGCCTGGGGGCATTTGTGACCCAGTGCCTGAGAGATGCTTTTCCCTCCTCATTCATACTGAACCACGTTATCTGGCCCTATGGCACTGGTGAG gTCATTGTTCAAAACTACAACTCTGTTTTGACTCTGTCACATCTGTACAAGTCGTCAGATGCCCTTCTTGTCCATGAAAATGATGTCATCCACAAGATCTGTGCTCAGCTGCTGAATATCAAACAGATCTCCTTCAGGGATGTGAACCAAGTCATTGCCCATCAGCTGGGCAGTGTTTTCCAGCCCACTCACCCAGCAGAGGGGGGCTCAGACTACTCCAGAAACCCTTTAG GAGACCTGGTGGAGGGGCTGGTCCCACACCCCGAGTTCAAGGTGCTGGCGCTGCGGAACATCCCTCAGATGCCCGAAAACTGCCTGGCCTTCAGCACCTTCAGCTGGCCTGGGCTGCTCAAACACCTGAGGCAAATGCTCATTGCCAGTGCCCACATGGAGGAAG GCATTGACTGGCAGGTCCGAGCCCCACCCCCAggcccctccagctgcagccactCCTCAAACAAGCCCTTCAACACTTCCATTGCCAACCTGCTGATCCTGCGAGGGAAGGACGTGCACAGTGTGGCCTTag GAAGTTTCCAGGATCCCTCACTATACACATCCTGGCTAAGCCCTCAGGATGCTTTCCATGCCTGGAAAACACCAAGAGCATTTAACAAGTATGAGAAGTCTGCAGCTTTGGTCAGCAACAGCCAGTTCCTGCTGAAACCCCTCGACAGCATTGTGGGGAAAGCCTGGAATATGTTTGCTTCCAA GGCTTATATTCACCAGTACACAAAATTTGGAATTGAAGAGGAAGATTTCCTGGACAGCTTCACCACCCTGGAACAGGTTATCTCCAGTTACACCACcctgtga